In Molothrus ater isolate BHLD 08-10-18 breed brown headed cowbird chromosome 21, BPBGC_Mater_1.1, whole genome shotgun sequence, a single genomic region encodes these proteins:
- the POM121 gene encoding nuclear envelope pore membrane protein POM 121 has product MAGAGPGGGRDGAVRAALAVAAALVLALAWLLLRGALLGAAALGAAGAWCAMRPGPPAPRPPGKAAANGGPAARAAPRRPQPGLPRCRPQAPRRRYPLPEALPAVPLCLPAARWEGGSPRSTPWARRAGPLRSPVTVRIAPPAVGIARSPALEQLVSPLAFPVTSSPDPCAKETVLNAIRESRKRAVEEEEDQTFENDQETKRRRHDSSGSGQSAFEPLIANGAPASLIPKPGSLKRGLISQCPDDCSNKRSRTSSMSSLNNTYAGGIPSSIRNAIASSYSSSRGLTQLWKRRGVSVSPLSSPASSRPQTPEWPLKKAREEESQHSNTSTPVKSDKELQTEKGVESPVWKKQNSLSPPSASGSSGKRKRKIPLLSSFRGDQLVLPPPPQLGYSVTSEDLDAEKKAVLQWFNSVLEDKADAVPSTTAETMPVSKPPVFVVTSPGPMPASTAPAPASSSLLDSLKKMQSSQAVSTTPDSTGTVAASQPPLSAAQPPAPAVSLESSSLPAISADTRPVPVLSTPSPSAPTALVVQPPSSLAPPVFTELGQTPSKPPSFQKPSILFGMLNTPPASQPAVTAAASVPTMATATPTASTAVPTPPTAMPTTTPIFKPIFGAVPKSENAAVCTAVTSTTATMPVSSGPASTSSTSSIFKPIFGSITAASSPAKVSPFAFKSAAQPASEPTTASTAALAGITGLPNIIFTTAATTATSQSSSTDATIKPVFSFGQNPPASTGPAASVTVTAATSTSTTQPFLFGGLSSSAPSTETSFTPSGPVFQFGKPPPAAVTATASVPGGPAFGQVPSNSTVAATTMGFSIFGSTTLTTSAPATTAQAPLTFGSSVSAFGSFSASTKPPPPYPGTGSQLTFSAGAAESQVPTSKPAAGPISFTPQFNFGASPAQSVAQPAFGSGAQPAFGTTSAQGSFGTSSTQAAFGTTTSVFSFGTATSTTSSFGATTQTTSSSTGASVFGTTPSPFTFGASTQPGPSTSAFGMGTPGLSSGSPAVAFSFGAGQSGAAPAAAPFGSSLPQSALGAQGQSTPFAFTMTSTPNSKPAFGGASVPTFGQGTPVPGAVGSGSSTLSFRTPSTPASSFGGVGTSFGSSTPAFSIGAGSKMGTRQRLQARRQHTRKK; this is encoded by the exons AtggcgggcgcggggccgggcggggggcgggaTGGGGCCGTGAGGGCCGCGCTGGCCGTGGCCGCCGCGCTGGTCCTCGCCttggcctggctgctgctgcgggGCGCGCTGCTGGGCGCGGCGGCGCTGGGCGCGGCGGGCGCCTGGTGTGCCAtgcggcccggcccgcccgccccgcgcccgcccggcaAAGCCGCCGCCAACGGGGGCCCGGCCGCCAGGGCCGCGCCGCGTCGTCCGCAGCCCGG GTTGCCGCGCTGCCGGCCGCaggccccgcgccgccgctaCCCGCTGCCTGAGGCCCTGCCGGCCGTGCCTCTGTGCTTGCCCGCCGCCCGCTGGGAGGGCGGCTCCCCCCGCAGCACGCCTTGGGCCCGCCGGGCAGGGCCGCTCCGCAGCCCCGTCACCGTGAGAATCGCCCCGCCGGCCGTCGGCATCGCCCGCTCCCCAGC TCTAGAACAGCTGGTCTCACCTCTGGCCTTCCCAGTCACCAGCAGCCCTGACCCATGTGCGAAGGAGACTGTGCTGAATGCCAtcagggagagcaggaaaagggctgtggaggaggaggaggaccaGACTTTTGAGAATGATCAGGAGACCAAAAGAAG GCGCCACGACAGCAGTGGAAGTGGGCAGTCAGCATTTGAGCCACTGATAGCCAATGGTGCCCCTGCTTCTCTTATACCCAA GCCAGGCTCTCTGAAGAGGGGCCTCATCTCACAGTGCCCAGATGACTGCTCTAACAAGAGGTCTCGCACCTCCTCCATGAGCTCCCTCAACAACACTTACGCTGGTGGGATCCCCAGCTCCATCCGCAATGCCATTGCCAGCTCCTACAGCTCCAGCCGGGGCCTCACACAG CTGTGGAAGAGAAGAGGTGTGagtgtgtcccctctgtccagCCCAGCGTCCTCCCGCCCCCAGACACCAGAGTGGCCTCTCAAGAAAGCCAG GGAAGAAGAGTCACAGCATTCCAACACTTCCACCCCAGTGAAATCAGACAAGGAGCTGCAGACAGAGAAAG GTGTGGAGTCACCAGTGTGGAAGAAGCAGAATTCCCTGAGCCCACCATCTGCTTCGGGGAGCAGTGGGAAGCGCAAGCGGAAGATCCCATTGCTGTCATCTTTCCGTGGGGACCAGCTAGTGCTG CCCCCACCACCTCAGCTGGGCTACTCCGTCACCTCAGAGGACCTGGATGCAGAGAAgaaggcagtgctgcagtggtTCAACAGTGTCTTGGAGGATAAGGCTG ATGCAGTCCCCAGCACCACTGCAGAGACAATGCCTGTGTCCAAGCCACCGGTGTTTGTTGTGACCTCCCCTGGGCCTATGCCTgcctccacagctcctgccccagccagctCCTCACTTCTGGACAGTCTGAAGAagatgcagagcagccaggctgtgtccaCAACACCAG ATTCCACTGGAACTGTGGCAGCATCCCAGCCACCTCTGTCAGCTGCACAgccacctgctcctgctgtgtccttgGAGTCAAGCTCTCTTCCTGCCATCTCTGCTGACACCAGGCCTGTGCCTGTATTGAGCACACcttcccccagtgctcccactgCCCTGGTGGTGCAACCGCCCAGCAGCCTGGCCCCTCCTGTGTTCACTGAGCTGGGCCAGACGCCCAGCAAGCCTCCCTCCTTCCAAAAGCCAAGCATCCTGTTCGGGATGCTGAACACCCcgccagccagccagccagcagtGACGGCGGCCGCTTCTGTGCCCACCATGGCCACTGCTACACCCACTGCATCCACTGCTGTGCCCACTCCACCCACTGCCATGCCCACCACAACCCCCATCTTCAAACCCATCTTCGGTGCTGTGCCGAAGAGTGAGAATGCAGCAGTCTGCACGGCTGTCACTTCCACCACAGCCACCATGCCCGTAAGCTCAGGCCCTGCCTCAACATCCTCCACGTCTTCCATATTCAAGCCCATCTTTGGCAGCATCACTGCAGCTTCATCTCCAGCAAAAGTTTCTCCTTTTGCCTTCAAATCTGCGGCACAGCCAGCCTCAGAGCCGACAACTgcctccacagctgctctggcaggaaTCACGGGTCTTCCCAACATCATCTTCACCACTGCAGCTACAACTGCCACCTCCCAGAGTTCCTCCACGGATGCCACCATTAAACCTGTCTTCAGCTTTGGACAGAACCCGCCTGCTTCCACTGGCCCTGCTGCTAGTGTgactgtcactgctgccacctCCACCAGCACAACACAGCCCTTCCTGTTTGGAggcctctccagctctgctcccagcacagaaacCAGCTTTACCCCCTCAGGGCCCGTGTTCCAGTTTGGGAAGCCACCTCCAGCTGCAGTCACTGCCACCGCCAGTGTCCCAGGAGGCCCTGCCTTTGGCCAGGTACCTTCAAACTCAACGGTTGCTGCCACCACCATGGGCTTTAGCATATTTGGGAGCACTACACTGACCACCTCTGCCCCAGCCACCACAGCTCAAGCGCCGCTGACATTTGGCTCCTCAGTTTCAGCTTTTGGCAGCTTTTCAGCCAGCACAAAGCCACCACCACCGTaccctggcactgggagccagcTCACCTTCAgcgctggagctgctgagagccaggtgcccaccagcaagcctgctgctggccccatCAGCTTCACCCCCCAATTCAATTTCGGAGCCTCCCCGGCACAGTCGGTGGCTCAGCCAGCATTTGGCAGTGGTGCCCAGCCAGCCTTTGGCACAACCAGTGCCCAGGGCTCCtttggcaccagcagcacccaggcagcaTTTGGGACCACCACCTCGGTGTTTTCTTTTGGAACAGCCACCTCCACCACATCCAGCTTTGGTGCCACCACCCAGACCACAAGCAGCAGCACCGGTGCCAGTGTCTTTGGCACCACTCCATCTCCATTCACTTTTGGGGCCAGCACCCAGCCGGGCCCCTCCACCAGCGCCTTTGGGATGGGTACACCGGGCCTCAGCAGTGGGTCCCCAGCTGTGGCCTTCAGCTTCGGGGCTGGGCAGagtggggcagccccagcagcagcacccttCGGCTCATCTCTGCCGCAGAGtgcactgggagcacagggcCAGAGCACTCCCTTCGCCTTCACCATGACCAGCACTCCCAACAGCAAGCCTGCGTTTGGAG GAGCTTCAGTGCCCACCTTTGGGCAGGGCACgcctgtccctggagctgtgggcagtggaAGCAGCACCCTTTCCTTCAGGACACCCAGCACTCCTGCCTCAAGCTTTGGAGGAGTCGGCACTTCCTTTG GTTCATCCACTCCCGCCTTCTCCATTGGGGCAGGATCCAAGATGGGCACTCGCCAACGGCTGCAGGCACGGAGGCAGCACACCCGCAAAAAGTAG